A window of Cohnella herbarum contains these coding sequences:
- a CDS encoding response regulator has translation MLDILIVDDHPDQVAGMLRTIDWTSCQVTGTHAAYSGTEALEVLRRQTIHLLITDIRMPGMTGIELIEQVRRLSPKTRCVLISGYADFEYAKQAVNLNTSRYMMKPVDFDELQETVAVLAREVLNEAETAETYRKNIHTLHSYLPAFRSDLLTQLLGGRPMTGPTLAAKLADLDSPFRLRDECLMFAVLLAPEVGLSSYDKSLFEYGIVNITEELMSPQFVLWHCKDDENRIVFICKPVGETDDQAEPVVCVKVLERLAWQVQRQVLRWMSRKVSILIASRRWSFPGQITLPYFMLKESFRSRQMQPAGYVAAIDEQSVTPISGHINLLYEPPTLLRLLEVGRWNQAADKLDRIFAELAVKWTLSEEYAREAVFTIAGSFQSISHRSGRSLREITGDSGGEHPESMIGGSVEQFKAWALVALQRMKETIGGGVQNPKVPVLEKVYSYIDEHYGGDLSLQAIADHIKMHPAYLSKLFKAETSVNLNEYIMKYRLERAAHLLKSTDGKIYEIGSQLGYQTTHYFIKVFKNYFGMTPQEYREHILD, from the coding sequence ATGCTGGACATTTTGATCGTTGACGATCATCCGGATCAGGTCGCTGGCATGCTGCGAACGATCGATTGGACTTCCTGCCAGGTGACCGGGACTCATGCGGCCTATTCGGGAACGGAAGCGCTTGAGGTTCTGCGCCGCCAAACGATTCATCTGCTCATTACCGACATCCGGATGCCCGGCATGACAGGCATTGAATTGATCGAGCAGGTGCGGAGACTGTCGCCGAAAACCCGATGCGTGCTCATCTCCGGATACGCCGATTTCGAATATGCAAAGCAGGCGGTAAATTTGAACACTTCCCGATATATGATGAAGCCGGTCGATTTCGACGAATTGCAGGAAACGGTCGCCGTGCTGGCGCGGGAAGTACTGAACGAGGCAGAAACCGCGGAAACGTACCGGAAAAACATTCATACGCTTCATTCCTATCTGCCGGCGTTCAGAAGCGATCTGCTTACGCAATTGCTAGGCGGACGGCCGATGACGGGTCCGACGCTGGCCGCAAAACTTGCCGACCTGGACAGCCCATTCCGTCTGCGGGACGAATGTCTAATGTTTGCAGTCCTGCTTGCTCCCGAAGTCGGTTTGAGCTCATATGACAAGTCGTTGTTTGAATACGGAATCGTCAACATTACCGAAGAATTGATGAGTCCCCAGTTTGTCCTTTGGCACTGTAAGGACGACGAGAATCGGATCGTATTCATTTGCAAGCCGGTCGGCGAAACGGATGATCAGGCTGAACCGGTCGTCTGCGTGAAGGTGCTGGAGCGGCTGGCTTGGCAAGTACAGCGTCAGGTGTTGCGTTGGATGTCCCGCAAGGTGTCGATTCTGATTGCGTCGCGGAGGTGGAGCTTTCCCGGGCAAATAACGCTGCCTTACTTCATGCTGAAGGAGTCGTTTCGCAGCCGGCAGATGCAGCCGGCTGGATACGTAGCTGCGATCGATGAGCAGTCCGTTACGCCGATTTCGGGACATATAAACTTACTTTACGAACCGCCGACGTTGCTGAGATTGCTGGAAGTCGGACGTTGGAATCAGGCCGCGGACAAGCTGGACCGCATCTTCGCGGAACTGGCGGTCAAGTGGACGCTTTCCGAGGAATACGCGCGGGAGGCGGTGTTCACGATCGCCGGCTCGTTCCAATCGATCTCCCACCGTAGTGGCCGGAGTCTGCGCGAAATAACCGGAGACTCCGGCGGAGAACATCCGGAGTCGATGATCGGAGGCTCCGTGGAGCAGTTCAAGGCGTGGGCGCTCGTCGCGTTGCAGCGCATGAAAGAGACGATTGGCGGCGGGGTCCAGAATCCCAAGGTTCCCGTGCTGGAGAAAGTGTACTCCTATATTGACGAGCATTACGGCGGCGATCTGTCGCTGCAGGCAATCGCAGATCACATCAAAATGCACCCTGCTTACTTGTCCAAGCTGTTTAAGGCGGAGACGAGCGTTAATCTCAACGAATATATCATGAAATACCGGCTGGAGCGGGCGGCTCATCTGCTGAAAAGCACAGACGGTAAGATTTACGAAATTGGCAGTCAGTTGGGTTACCAGACGACTCATTATTTTATCAAGGTGTTTAAAAATTACTTCGGGATGACGCCTCAGGAATATCGGGAGCACATTCTTGATTGA
- a CDS encoding redoxin domain-containing protein yields MGRYRKPIQYIILAVVLLVGGFAIGNSLFSKSVVLKKGDKPPDFRLAGLDNKVHEWKDYEGKPLIVNFWGTFCPPCRNEMPALQKQYEKWNSQGLELIGINLSEDRLTAESFIRQVGVTFPILMDKDKKTEKAYGLKQYPTTFFIARSGKIQEVIIGGLLTEDEIEVRVERLMKS; encoded by the coding sequence ATGGGACGTTACCGAAAACCAATACAATACATAATATTGGCCGTCGTGCTCCTTGTCGGAGGATTCGCGATCGGCAATTCGTTGTTCTCGAAAAGTGTCGTGCTTAAGAAAGGCGATAAGCCCCCTGACTTCCGTCTAGCCGGATTGGACAACAAGGTTCATGAATGGAAGGACTACGAGGGGAAGCCTCTTATCGTGAATTTCTGGGGCACATTTTGCCCGCCTTGCAGAAATGAAATGCCAGCCCTTCAGAAGCAATACGAGAAATGGAACAGCCAAGGACTGGAGCTTATCGGAATCAACTTAAGCGAGGACCGATTAACCGCGGAAAGCTTCATTCGACAAGTGGGAGTCACCTTCCCGATCCTGATGGACAAGGACAAGAAGACGGAGAAGGCATACGGCCTTAAGCAGTATCCGACGACTTTCTTCATTGCCAGAAGCGGGAAGATTCAAGAAGTCATCATCGGCGGCTTATTAACCGAGGACGAGATAGAAGTGCGAGTGGAGCGGCTGATGAAGTCGTGA
- a CDS encoding pseudouridine synthase, translated as MEERLQKVLANAGVASRRKCEELITAGKVTVNGEVVTELGVKADPTKDAITVSGKAIKKEAKVYIMFNKPKGVITSVSDPQGRSVVTDYLKEIKERLYPVGRLDYDSEGLLLMTNDGDLAHKLTHPSHHVPKTYHATVERVPHGNALEKLQKGIKLEDGITAPAEVEYHDIDPEKKFATITITIHEGRNRQVRRMFDAINHPVTRLKRISFGGLTLGNLQRGKNRRLTPAEISKLLESVAGVAVAPGSEATETSED; from the coding sequence GTGGAAGAAAGATTACAGAAGGTTCTCGCCAATGCCGGGGTTGCTTCAAGACGGAAATGCGAAGAACTCATAACGGCCGGTAAAGTGACGGTTAACGGCGAGGTTGTAACCGAGCTTGGAGTAAAGGCCGATCCAACTAAGGATGCCATTACGGTTTCCGGTAAAGCGATCAAAAAGGAAGCCAAGGTTTATATCATGTTCAACAAACCTAAAGGGGTAATCACTAGCGTATCCGACCCCCAAGGCAGAAGCGTCGTAACCGATTATTTGAAAGAGATCAAGGAACGGTTGTATCCGGTCGGAAGATTGGATTACGATTCCGAAGGACTATTGCTTATGACGAACGACGGAGATCTTGCCCATAAGTTAACCCATCCGAGTCATCATGTGCCTAAGACCTATCATGCAACCGTAGAGAGAGTTCCCCATGGGAACGCTTTGGAGAAATTGCAGAAGGGCATTAAGCTCGAGGATGGGATAACGGCGCCTGCGGAGGTCGAATATCACGATATCGATCCGGAGAAGAAGTTCGCAACGATCACGATTACGATCCACGAGGGTCGCAATCGCCAAGTTCGCCGGATGTTCGACGCGATTAACCATCCGGTTACCCGACTGAAAAGAATTTCTTTCGGCGGTTTAACTTTAGGAAATCTGCAACGCGGCAAAAACCGCAGATTAACCCCTGCTGAAATCAGCAAGCTTCTCGAGTCGGTAGCGGGAGTCGCCGTCGCTCCGGGGTCGGAAGCAACCGAAACTAGCGAAGACTAG
- a CDS encoding sensor histidine kinase, producing the protein MRLSVFNKNAIVLLALAIPVLLVYGYSHSVSTGVVQQEKISSNANRLSFFLRELNEGLDQLWKIAFVIAEDPDFLELRHVSDFRSDFERLRARKLATEKLMIQSSALVWNNEISVYSPETGVGVSTNPFRPADAEQLLQRGYESWVPEFRSGSAGEQLYFIRHMLHPFLVDGDPSKAGMVVEVAIASGSMSEMLDRFQEGSAGLPFLYTPSHDPITGSGGRSDLIEHAVAALKGTALADRGYSFVSLDGRKYIMNYDKSSALGWYLIDLTPVGDLLAPISNIRNLFYVTIGLLLLLGIISVSFLYRSVQLPIVQLMNGIKRLKRGEYSTRMIAKRNNEFDYLLVQFNLMAEEIQHLIEKVYSERFDRQDAQLKQLQSQINPHFLYNSFAFIQSMAQLDNKKAIVAVTQHLSKYYRYTTRVDLPFAELSEEMALISNYLEIYKMQIHRLIYRIDMPESMGRLVIPRLIVQPIVENAIKYGVEAKEGVGEIRITGSESASAFRIVVEDSGMGMSHTEVADLETSMEETPEGRGSYGLWNIHQRLRRFYGTETGLVFSQSPLGGLLVEINIPKSGRQQDETSKEEVGHAGHFDR; encoded by the coding sequence ATGCGGCTCAGCGTGTTCAACAAAAATGCGATCGTCCTGCTGGCGCTGGCGATTCCGGTATTGCTCGTCTACGGTTATTCCCATTCGGTCAGCACCGGAGTCGTCCAGCAAGAGAAAATAAGCAGCAATGCCAACCGGCTGTCCTTCTTTCTCCGCGAATTGAATGAAGGGCTTGATCAGTTGTGGAAAATAGCCTTCGTAATTGCCGAAGATCCGGACTTCCTGGAACTGAGACACGTTAGCGATTTCCGCAGCGACTTCGAGCGGTTGCGCGCCCGCAAGCTGGCAACGGAGAAGCTGATGATCCAAAGCAGTGCCCTTGTTTGGAACAATGAGATTTCGGTCTATTCACCGGAAACCGGAGTCGGCGTGTCCACGAACCCTTTTCGTCCGGCCGACGCTGAACAGCTCCTGCAACGGGGATACGAAAGCTGGGTGCCGGAGTTCCGCTCGGGTAGCGCGGGAGAACAGCTATACTTCATTCGCCACATGCTGCATCCTTTTCTTGTGGATGGGGACCCCTCCAAAGCAGGCATGGTCGTCGAAGTGGCAATCGCCTCGGGCAGCATGTCCGAAATGCTGGATCGGTTCCAAGAGGGCAGCGCGGGCTTGCCTTTTTTGTATACGCCGAGTCATGACCCGATTACAGGAAGCGGCGGTCGGTCGGATTTGATCGAACACGCCGTTGCCGCGTTGAAAGGAACTGCGCTTGCTGATCGGGGTTATTCCTTCGTTTCGCTTGACGGCCGTAAATATATTATGAATTACGATAAATCGTCTGCACTGGGATGGTACCTGATCGATTTGACGCCTGTCGGCGATCTCCTTGCTCCGATATCGAACATTCGCAACTTATTCTATGTAACGATCGGGCTGCTGCTGTTGCTTGGAATTATTTCGGTTTCATTTCTATATCGTAGCGTGCAGTTGCCTATTGTACAGCTGATGAACGGCATCAAGCGGTTGAAAAGAGGCGAGTATTCAACCCGGATGATCGCCAAGAGGAACAACGAATTCGACTACCTGCTCGTTCAATTCAATCTGATGGCCGAGGAAATCCAGCATCTGATCGAGAAGGTGTACTCCGAACGCTTCGATAGGCAGGATGCCCAACTGAAACAGTTACAATCGCAAATCAATCCCCATTTTCTATACAACAGCTTTGCCTTTATACAAAGTATGGCGCAATTGGACAACAAGAAAGCGATCGTAGCGGTTACCCAGCATTTAAGCAAATATTATCGGTACACAACCCGGGTCGATCTGCCCTTCGCGGAGCTGTCGGAGGAGATGGCACTGATCAGCAACTATTTGGAAATATACAAAATGCAAATCCACCGGTTGATATACCGAATCGATATGCCCGAGTCGATGGGAAGGCTCGTGATTCCCCGCCTCATCGTGCAGCCGATTGTGGAAAATGCGATCAAGTACGGTGTTGAAGCGAAAGAAGGAGTCGGAGAGATTCGCATAACCGGCAGCGAAAGCGCGAGCGCGTTCCGGATTGTCGTGGAGGATAGCGGAATGGGAATGTCTCATACCGAGGTCGCCGACTTGGAAACGAGTATGGAGGAAACGCCGGAGGGACGCGGAAGCTACGGCTTGTGGAATATCCATCAGCGTTTGCGGCGATTTTACGGCACAGAGACGGGTCTCGTATTCTCTCAGTCCCCGCTGGGCGGCTTGCTCGTCGAAATAAACATTCCGAAATCCGGACGTCAGCAGGACGAAACATCGAAGGAGGAGGTTGGGCATGCTGGACATTTTGATCGTTGA
- a CDS encoding D-alanyl-D-alanine carboxypeptidase family protein — MAQKRLSHKLWRGLIVVPLLMISVNTGAYAAVNAPPTADKTNLPKPPSNHARAVALADVTSGRILFSQRGDEPMKIASLTKIMTAIVAIEHGNLDSAVKVSARAAGKEGSSLYLKAGEKITLRNVLYGLMLRSGNDAATAIAEHVGGSVEGFAFLMNKKADEIGLTHSHFTNPHGLDEQGHYSSANDLAKLTVYALHNPEFASIVKTKVKSAPNPNEDWDYKWVNKNKMLTMYEGADGVKTGYTKQALRTLVSSATRGGQQLVAVTLNDGDDWKDHRNLLDYGFANFPLSTVTKSGEPISGYPYQITNSFVYPFAKGEREQLEIRLARLREGTVHYNLGYRGQLKFVLNDRVIGTVPFIDKTVPKQQDNALRPGQAQIDQQSQEPSVAQPAAPKMTFIASIKTTIQALFLQKGE; from the coding sequence ATGGCCCAGAAACGCTTATCGCACAAATTGTGGAGGGGTTTAATTGTCGTTCCATTACTAATGATCAGCGTGAACACCGGAGCATATGCAGCAGTGAATGCACCCCCAACCGCAGACAAAACGAATTTGCCTAAACCGCCAAGCAATCACGCGCGGGCCGTAGCGCTCGCGGACGTGACTTCCGGGCGCATTTTATTTAGTCAGCGCGGCGACGAACCGATGAAGATCGCTAGCCTAACTAAGATCATGACCGCTATCGTCGCGATCGAACACGGCAATCTCGATAGCGCAGTTAAGGTCAGCGCCCGAGCGGCAGGCAAAGAGGGGTCTTCCTTGTATCTAAAAGCGGGAGAGAAAATTACGCTGCGCAACGTGTTATACGGGTTAATGCTGCGTTCGGGTAACGATGCAGCGACGGCTATCGCCGAGCATGTCGGAGGTTCAGTCGAAGGGTTTGCGTTCCTGATGAACAAAAAAGCGGACGAAATCGGGTTAACCCATAGCCATTTTACGAATCCGCACGGTTTGGACGAGCAAGGGCACTATTCATCGGCTAACGATTTGGCGAAACTCACGGTTTATGCCTTACATAACCCGGAATTCGCGAGCATCGTCAAGACGAAGGTGAAATCGGCACCGAATCCGAACGAAGATTGGGATTATAAATGGGTAAACAAAAATAAAATGCTCACGATGTACGAGGGAGCCGATGGAGTTAAGACGGGCTATACCAAACAAGCGTTACGTACGTTGGTTAGTTCGGCTACCCGCGGCGGTCAGCAACTGGTTGCGGTTACCCTGAACGATGGGGATGACTGGAAAGATCATCGGAACTTGCTTGACTACGGCTTCGCTAACTTTCCTTTGTCGACCGTTACGAAGTCCGGCGAACCGATTTCCGGATATCCATATCAGATTACGAATAGTTTCGTTTATCCTTTTGCCAAGGGCGAGCGCGAGCAGCTTGAAATTCGGTTAGCGCGTCTGCGCGAAGGAACCGTTCACTATAACTTAGGTTATCGAGGTCAGCTTAAATTCGTTCTGAACGATCGCGTGATCGGAACAGTACCTTTTATAGATAAAACTGTACCCAAGCAGCAAGACAATGCGTTACGACCGGGACAAGCCCAGATCGATCAACAGAGCCAGGAGCCTTCCGTCGCTCAACCCGCAGCCCCGAAAATGACGTTCATCGCATCTATCAAGACGACGATTCAAGCACTGTTTCTGCAAAAGGGGGAATAA
- a CDS encoding nucleoside recognition domain-containing protein: protein MVNWIWMGMIVVSVIFGAANGKMEKVAEAAFGGAQTGVTVCLGLISILVFWMGLMRIAEDAGLVRKLANFMAPVVRKLFPDVPADHPAMGYILSNMSANLLGLGNAATPMGIKAMQELQKINPNPTVATPAMCTLLALNTASITLVPTTIIAIRMNFGSVHPAEIVAPTLLATLVSTGAAILADRWYRRKNKTPPTMTPKTTLPHREGAVHPVSLSKPTAPIGGG, encoded by the coding sequence ATGGTGAATTGGATTTGGATGGGGATGATCGTGGTCAGCGTCATTTTCGGAGCGGCTAACGGGAAAATGGAAAAAGTCGCGGAAGCGGCGTTCGGCGGCGCTCAGACGGGTGTCACCGTCTGTCTAGGTCTAATCAGCATTCTTGTGTTTTGGATGGGACTTATGAGAATCGCGGAGGATGCCGGGCTCGTTCGGAAGTTAGCCAACTTCATGGCCCCGGTCGTCAGGAAGTTATTCCCCGACGTACCCGCGGATCATCCCGCAATGGGTTACATTCTATCTAATATGAGCGCCAATCTGCTTGGGTTAGGCAATGCAGCAACTCCGATGGGGATCAAAGCGATGCAGGAACTGCAGAAAATCAATCCGAACCCGACGGTCGCTACTCCGGCGATGTGTACGTTGCTAGCTTTGAATACGGCAAGCATAACCCTCGTTCCGACGACGATCATCGCGATCCGGATGAACTTCGGTTCCGTTCATCCGGCCGAAATCGTAGCGCCGACTCTGCTTGCTACACTGGTATCTACAGGGGCAGCGATATTAGCCGACAGATGGTATCGTCGCAAAAATAAGACTCCGCCAACAATGACGCCGAAGACGACCTTACCTCATCGAGAGGGAGCCGTTCATCCGGTTTCGTTAAGTAAGCCGACCGCTCCAATTGGGGGAGGTTGA
- a CDS encoding spore maturation protein, giving the protein MISLIQIISTWTIPVLIAFIPLYASLRKVPVYESFIDGAKDGFQTAISIIPHLVGMMTAISMFRASGAMDAIIGLARPLFESFGIPGDVLPLALLRPITGAGSLAFVTDLIKEQGPDSFVARIASTIQGSTDTTLYVLTVYFGAIGIRNSRYALKVGLFSDFIGFFAAVAACWLLFGLV; this is encoded by the coding sequence TTGATATCGTTAATCCAGATTATCTCGACATGGACCATACCCGTGCTTATCGCATTCATTCCTTTGTACGCTTCGCTTCGGAAAGTTCCTGTGTACGAATCTTTTATCGATGGGGCTAAAGACGGTTTCCAGACCGCGATTAGCATCATCCCTCATTTGGTCGGCATGATGACGGCGATCAGCATGTTTCGCGCATCGGGTGCGATGGACGCGATTATCGGATTGGCAAGGCCGCTGTTCGAAAGCTTCGGTATCCCCGGAGATGTGCTACCGCTAGCGCTCCTACGCCCGATAACGGGCGCAGGTTCGCTGGCTTTCGTTACCGATCTGATTAAAGAACAGGGCCCGGACTCCTTCGTCGCCCGAATCGCTTCGACGATTCAAGGGAGCACGGACACGACGCTGTACGTTTTGACCGTTTACTTCGGAGCGATAGGTATCCGAAATTCCCGTTACGCCTTAAAAGTAGGACTCTTTTCGGACTTCATCGGGTTTTTCGCCGCCGTTGCCGCTTGCTGGTTGCTGTTCGGATTGGTATGA